TCAACCGACGCCCGAAGTTCTAGTACCATGCATCGGCCTAATTGCAGAAAGGGGAAATAAATGGCGACATACAAGCAACTCCTGGCTGAGAAAGAAGCGCTGGAAGCCAAGCTGAATGAAGTGCGCGCGACGGAAGTCGCCGGCGTGATCGACAAAATCCGCGAATTGATGACCGAATATGGCCTGACCGCGGAAGACATCATGCCGCGGCGCAAACGCGGCCGCCCCGCAGGTTCCGCCGACAAGAAGGCGGCGGCTTCGGGCTCGGCGCTGCCGCCCAAGTACATGGATCCCAAGACCGGCAAGACCTGGTCCGGCCGCGGGCGCGCCCCGGCATGGCTGGGCAAGCGCCCCGAGCGCTTCCTGATCGAGCAGTAATCCCGCCTGCCGGGCAGGCGGGGGCCTGCCCGGCGCGCTATCGTTGCGGCGCCGCCCAGGGCGCCGTCACAGCGCCTGGCACACATACTCCTTGCGCAGCGCGCGGAAGCCCTTCTGCGTCGGTTCCGCCGTCAGGCGCGCGCCGCCACCTTCCACCGGCTGCATCCGCAATACCTGCGCCGAGCACTGGCTCGCGGCCTCGTCACGCTGATACCGGATTTCATAGAGCCCCCCCGGCGCGGGCACGAACGACACCCCGGCCGCGCAGCGCTGCTCCGGCAACGGCGGCTCGGCAACGGACGTCACGGCCACGTAGATGCGCCGGCCTGCCTCGACCAGCCGTTCGCGCGTGCGTGCCGGCGGCTCTGGTGAGCGCCCCGGCAGGCCCAGTTCGCGATCCCGGCCCATTGCCGACAACTGCTTGCCCGTGCCGGCCAGGATCAGCGGCCGTGCCGGCACCGGGCACCTGGCCGGGTCGACCACCGCGAAAGACGTGATTTCCTCGGTATTGGTCAGCAGCCGCACGCTGGCCGTGGGGGCGCCCGACGGCACCCGGTACTGCGCCACGCAGCCGCATAGCGCCACGGTGGCGGCCAACGTGGCGAGGCATGTCAGGCAGGAGGGCACTGCGGACGACCGGTCATGACGCATGGCGGCAGGCAGTTTGGCATTGCGGTTATGCCAGTCGAGGCGGCTGGCAGCTGGGAAGCGGCAACTTCCGCGAAGATAGGCCAGGAATCATGCGCGATATCGGCATGGATGGCATCCGGCGCCGACACCCTCGCGGCTTGCGCAGTGTTGCCCTGCTCCCAAAACAGTGCAGCATACCGGTTTCCGGCAGATTGCGGCAGCCGCACAAACCCATGTTGAAAACCCTGGCGTGATATCCACAGAATCTGTGGATATCCTGCCTTCCTCCTCCCCGGAAGCCTTGGTCTGTGCGGCAACGCACCGGACCGCACAAATTTTAGGCAACGCGTTGCACCGACCCGCGCATCGATCCGCGCATCGATCCTTGTTAGTCCCGGCGATGCCCTCCCCCGGCGCTGCGCGCCCCGCCCCTGGCCAGCCCGCTGGTTGCGCTGCCTGGACCACACATCCTCCCCCCGCGTGCCCTTGAAGGCGCCGCCACCACCGCGTAATCTCAGACTTACCGGGGGCTAGCACAGGCGCCTTGCGCCAATTTGCCAGCCAATAACAATGCCACTACAAGAGCCAATCCAGGCCAGGCCGTTCCCTCGTGAGCTGCTGCACGCGCTGCGTGAAGGCGGTTACGATGTGTCGGCGCTCGTGCCTGCTCCAGAGTCCGATCCCGAAACCCTTTCTTCCCCGGACACGCCCGAGGCCGGGCCCCAGCAGGCGAGCCACCTGCTGTGCGCGGTCTACCAGGCCACCGGCGATCCCGCCATCGGCCTGTGGCTGGGCAGCCGGATGCAGCCCGACCTGCTCGGCCTGGCAGGCATGCCGGCCATGGCGGGCCCGTCGCTGGGCACGGCGCTGCGGCGTATCGCGCGCTACCAGAAGCTGATGATGGGCGACCGCATCGAGCTGCGCCGGCAGGGCGAAGAGGCCTGGGTCTGTATCCGCCCGAGCGAGCCGGAGGCGCCTGACACCCGCCCGCGCATCGACATGGAGTTGTGCTCGCTGCTGGCCTTCGGGCGCCAGTTCACGCGCAAGCCGCTGCATCCGCTGCGGGTCTCGCTGCGCATCGGCCAGCCCGACTGGCACCTGCGCTATACCGAAGCCTTCGATTGCCCGGTGCGCTTCGGGGAGCCGGAAGACGCGATCGTGTTTGGCCGGCGCGACCTCGCGCTGCGCCTGGTCGCCCGCGCCCACAGCCGTCCGGCGGCGCCCGCCGCCACGGGCGACGCGCGGCACGCGGCGGCATCGCTGGACGACGTGCGCACCGCCCTGCACCAGTTGGCCGGCGAGCGCGCACTGAGCCTGGCTGCAGTGGCGCGCCACCTCGACATCAGCGAACGCACGCTGCAGCGCCGGCTGATGGCGGCCGGCACGGGCTTCCGCGCGCTGTGCGAAGATGTGCGTCGCGAACTGGCCGGCCGATACCTGACCGAGGGCAATATGTCGCTGGGAGAAATCGCTTTCCGGCTCGGCTTCGACGATGCCAATTCGTTCTTCCGCGCCTTCCGCCGCTGGACCGGCATGACACCGGGCGATTACCGGCGCTCGGCGGCGCACCCTTGCCCCTGATCCGCCAGTTCAACCCGGCTTGCCGTCCACCCGTGGGCGCGCAAGCCGCGGCGCATAAGTCAGCGCATAAAGGCCAAACCCCGCCACCCAGCACGCCCCCGCGCCCCAGATCCAGTGCAGGTAGCCGGCCGGCCACACCATCGGACCGAACACCCGCAATGCCGCGGCCATGGCAATCAGCCAGTACGCCACCGTTTCCGTGCGGCCGGCCACCAGCATGCGCCCGGTATGGCCCAGCGCGGTGCGCGTGATCATGGCGATGATGGCCACACCGAGCACGCCCACCGTGAACGCATGGGTCGCCAGCCCGGCCATCACCAGCCCCAGCGCCCCCAGTGCCTGCAGCAGCAACGCTAGCGGCAGCCATGCATAGGCGAGGTGCAGCACCCACAGCAGTGGCCGGTTGCCGACCGCATAGCCGCGCCATCCCGCCACGCGCACCGCCAGCACGCCGGCGGCGAGCAGCGACAGCGCCGCGGCCAGCCATCCCGGCAACGGCAGCAGTCCCGAGGCCAGGCCCAGCACTGTTGCCGGGATCACCATCCGATCGACCTGCTGGTACTGCCGCAGGCGGAAGCCGGGAATCGCGTTGGTGGTAAACATCGGGATCACGCGGCCGCCGATCACCACCACGAACAGCGTCACCAGCGCCACGCCGGCGCGACAGGCATGCAGCGCCGCGACGTCATGCCCGCCGGCCTGCAGCCACAATGCAGCGATATTGGCCACGGCGAGCAGCCACAGCGCCAGCGCGAGCGGGTAGTTGCGCCGGTTGCCGGCCCTGGCCAGCGTGCGCGTGAACGCCAGCGCCGCCAGCGGCAGGAATGCGCCTTCGATGGCAAAGGCAACGGTGCCCGGCGCGATCCACATGCCAACGCGTCCCGCGAGCCACAACAGGAACAGCACGGCCAGCGCGACACCGGTCGGCGTGGGCTGGCCGGTCCAGGCGCGTCCTGCCGTGAACAGGAAACCCACCACGATCGCCGCGGCAAAGCCGAACACCATCTCGTGCGCGT
This genomic interval from Cupriavidus oxalaticus contains the following:
- a CDS encoding H-NS histone family protein; the protein is MATYKQLLAEKEALEAKLNEVRATEVAGVIDKIRELMTEYGLTAEDIMPRRKRGRPAGSADKKAAASGSALPPKYMDPKTGKTWSGRGRAPAWLGKRPERFLIEQ
- a CDS encoding NnrS family protein, which gives rise to METIPILPSRPSPSGKTPAGPPPRGFALFALGFRPFYLGGAVFAALAMAAWSAMLAGMHSVGPAPVLPAMFWHAHEMVFGFAAAIVVGFLFTAGRAWTGQPTPTGVALAVLFLLWLAGRVGMWIAPGTVAFAIEGAFLPLAALAFTRTLARAGNRRNYPLALALWLLAVANIAALWLQAGGHDVAALHACRAGVALVTLFVVVIGGRVIPMFTTNAIPGFRLRQYQQVDRMVIPATVLGLASGLLPLPGWLAAALSLLAAGVLAVRVAGWRGYAVGNRPLLWVLHLAYAWLPLALLLQALGALGLVMAGLATHAFTVGVLGVAIIAMITRTALGHTGRMLVAGRTETVAYWLIAMAAALRVFGPMVWPAGYLHWIWGAGACWVAGFGLYALTYAPRLARPRVDGKPG
- a CDS encoding AraC family transcriptional regulator — translated: MPLQEPIQARPFPRELLHALREGGYDVSALVPAPESDPETLSSPDTPEAGPQQASHLLCAVYQATGDPAIGLWLGSRMQPDLLGLAGMPAMAGPSLGTALRRIARYQKLMMGDRIELRRQGEEAWVCIRPSEPEAPDTRPRIDMELCSLLAFGRQFTRKPLHPLRVSLRIGQPDWHLRYTEAFDCPVRFGEPEDAIVFGRRDLALRLVARAHSRPAAPAATGDARHAAASLDDVRTALHQLAGERALSLAAVARHLDISERTLQRRLMAAGTGFRALCEDVRRELAGRYLTEGNMSLGEIAFRLGFDDANSFFRAFRRWTGMTPGDYRRSAAHPCP